From Echinicola jeungdonensis, the proteins below share one genomic window:
- a CDS encoding glycosyltransferase N-terminal domain-containing protein, translating into MKLLYDFSVWVFSCTLQLAKNGDSKLARLVRGRDGIFEELESFCKQKSGDLVWFHVASLGEYEQAKPVIAKLKATFPNLNVVLTFFSPSGYENVIKKNSPMLTWSPICPLIPRVMPGGSWIFFNQKLLFL; encoded by the coding sequence ATGAAGTTGCTTTATGATTTTTCAGTTTGGGTGTTTTCCTGTACCCTGCAATTGGCCAAAAATGGGGATTCCAAATTGGCCCGCTTAGTGCGAGGCAGGGATGGAATATTTGAAGAGCTGGAATCCTTTTGCAAGCAAAAATCAGGTGATTTGGTTTGGTTTCATGTGGCTTCCCTTGGGGAATACGAGCAAGCTAAACCCGTAATTGCTAAGTTAAAAGCCACCTTCCCAAATTTGAATGTGGTGTTGACGTTTTTTAGCCCCTCCGGTTATGAAAATGTGATTAAAAAAAACAGCCCCATGTTGACCTGGTCACCTATTTGCCCTTTGATACCAAGGGTAATGCCAGGAGGTTCCTGGATATTCTTCAACCAAAAGCTGCTTTTTTTGTGA
- a CDS encoding Fur family transcriptional regulator, producing the protein MDIEEIKHKITKGGLKFTHQRMVIYEELTGSQNHPTAEWVYEQVREKNPSISLGTVYKTLDTFVNAGIIQKFVDNNGVMRFDAILEAHSHLYDKETNEIRDYRNKDLESLLKKFFDNNEIKDFEVEDISVVIKGRNK; encoded by the coding sequence ATGGATATTGAAGAGATAAAACATAAAATTACAAAAGGCGGTCTGAAGTTTACCCATCAGCGGATGGTGATTTATGAGGAGCTGACAGGTTCCCAAAACCACCCTACTGCAGAATGGGTTTATGAGCAGGTTCGTGAAAAGAATCCTTCAATTTCTTTGGGGACAGTTTATAAGACTTTGGACACTTTTGTTAATGCAGGGATTATTCAAAAGTTTGTAGACAACAATGGGGTGATGCGTTTTGATGCGATATTGGAAGCTCATAGTCACCTTTATGACAAAGAAACCAATGAAATTCGGGATTATCGCAACAAAGACTTGGAATCGTTATTGAAAAAATTCTTCGATAATAACGAGATCAAGGACTTTGAAGTGGAAGATATATCTGTAGTTATTAAGGGAAGAAACAAATAA
- a CDS encoding DUF6588 family protein, translating into MKKTLYFCCLTFLGAQVQVQAQDEIEQFLQGSQEDLNTYLGNYVKPAAKGFMYSMGSGWAHTAETHKTFGFDIKFGVSASAVPSGYETFKFNNSDYSKTRLANTTGNASADLPTVFGPVETDATLEIYEVVNGDVYIIDEMNVPPGADIPIKYVPAPSVQASLGLPAGFEITGRFIPKLEIDDTEVSQWGVGLKHNLKQFIPVVNKLPFTFSAMAAYNQLEAAYYIERNMGQYGTLDVKTWTFQGMVSKQFAVLTLYGAAGYSTGESDFNILGEYEVNTPEGTETFEDPVSLQYENKGATATLGARIKLGPIFINGDYTFQEFNTINVGLGVSIN; encoded by the coding sequence ATGAAGAAAACTTTATATTTTTGTTGCTTAACGTTTTTAGGGGCTCAGGTCCAAGTTCAAGCCCAAGATGAAATCGAACAATTCTTACAAGGAAGTCAGGAAGACCTTAACACTTATTTGGGGAATTATGTAAAACCTGCTGCCAAAGGGTTTATGTACAGCATGGGAAGCGGATGGGCTCATACAGCTGAAACCCATAAAACTTTTGGTTTTGACATTAAATTTGGGGTCAGCGCTTCTGCAGTCCCAAGCGGGTATGAAACATTTAAATTCAATAACTCCGACTATTCTAAAACAAGGCTAGCAAATACTACCGGAAATGCTAGCGCAGATCTTCCGACCGTTTTTGGCCCTGTAGAAACAGATGCCACCTTGGAAATATACGAAGTTGTCAATGGTGATGTTTATATTATAGATGAAATGAATGTTCCTCCAGGAGCTGACATTCCGATAAAATATGTTCCCGCACCTTCGGTACAAGCTAGCCTTGGATTACCTGCTGGTTTTGAAATCACAGGTCGTTTTATTCCTAAATTGGAAATCGATGACACTGAAGTTTCCCAATGGGGAGTTGGCCTAAAACACAATTTGAAACAGTTCATTCCTGTTGTCAATAAATTACCTTTCACATTTTCCGCAATGGCGGCTTATAACCAATTGGAGGCAGCCTATTACATTGAAAGGAATATGGGCCAATACGGCACTTTGGATGTTAAAACCTGGACTTTTCAGGGAATGGTCAGCAAACAATTTGCCGTTTTAACCCTATACGGTGCGGCGGGATATTCTACAGGTGAATCAGATTTTAATATACTGGGGGAATATGAGGTGAATACCCCTGAGGGGACGGAAACCTTTGAAGACCCAGTAAGCTTACAATATGAAAACAAAGGAGCAACGGCCACTTTGGGAGCCCGCATCAAACTGGGGCCTATTTTCATCAATGGGGATTATACTTTCCAGGAATTTAACACCATCAACGTAGGATTAGGAGTATCAATCAATTAA
- the panB gene encoding 3-methyl-2-oxobutanoate hydroxymethyltransferase, which translates to MSVHQSSNIKRVTTHTLQEMKARGEKISMLTAYDYSMAGILDAAGIDIILVGDSASNVMAGHETTLPITLDQMIYHASSVVRAVKRAFVVVDIPFGSYQGNSSEALRSTIRIMKESGAHAVKVEGGAEIKESVTRILSAGVPVMGHLGLTPQSIYKFGTYTVRAKEEKEAEKLLSDAKVLEECGCFAIVLEKIPAKLAQKVSETVAIPVIGIGAGAYVDGQVLVVHDMLGITQEFQPRFLRQYADLRGTMLNAVENYIQDVKSKDFPNEKESY; encoded by the coding sequence ATGTCCGTTCACCAATCTTCTAATATCAAAAGAGTCACAACCCATACCCTTCAGGAAATGAAAGCCCGGGGGGAGAAAATTTCCATGTTAACTGCCTATGATTATTCCATGGCTGGAATTTTAGACGCTGCAGGAATCGATATTATTTTGGTGGGAGATTCCGCCTCCAATGTGATGGCAGGACATGAAACCACCCTTCCAATCACTCTGGATCAAATGATCTATCATGCCTCATCGGTAGTCCGGGCGGTTAAAAGGGCTTTTGTAGTGGTTGATATTCCTTTTGGCTCTTACCAGGGGAACTCCTCTGAAGCCTTGAGGTCCACCATCAGGATAATGAAAGAATCCGGAGCCCATGCGGTAAAAGTGGAAGGTGGGGCTGAAATCAAAGAGTCCGTTACTAGGATTTTAAGTGCTGGGGTTCCAGTAATGGGGCATTTGGGACTTACACCTCAGTCAATCTATAAGTTTGGTACCTATACAGTAAGGGCCAAGGAAGAAAAAGAAGCCGAAAAGCTGTTGTCAGATGCCAAAGTCCTGGAAGAATGCGGTTGTTTTGCTATTGTCCTGGAAAAAATTCCTGCCAAACTGGCCCAAAAGGTATCTGAGACTGTTGCTATTCCTGTAATTGGCATAGGCGCTGGGGCCTATGTTGATGGTCAAGTACTGGTGGTTCATGATATGCTTGGTATCACCCAGGAATTTCAACCCCGTTTTTTAAGGCAATACGCTGATCTTAGAGGAACTATGTTGAATGCAGTTGAAAATTATATCCAGGATGTTAAGTCCAAGGATTTTCCCAATGAAAAAGAAAGTTATTGA
- a CDS encoding 3-keto-disaccharide hydrolase, translating to MKITLIPITTLAILSTTCGSPNSNDSQKDTVTVKMETEMAQTNNNESEWISLFDGESLEGWTNYNKNSVGPAWKVEKGVLYLDASNKENWQSNGGGDIVTDETFEDFHFKIDWKISQNGNSGIIFLVQESEEFDFPWNTGLEYQILDNDGHPDGKIKSHRAGDLYDLIESSEEAANPVGEWNHTEIILKDGKLDFYLNGVNTVSTNLWDESWKNLIDNSKFKDMKGFGQYQKGKIALQDHGNTVWFKNIKIKRL from the coding sequence ATGAAAATAACCTTAATACCCATTACCACCTTGGCTATTTTATCCACCACATGTGGCTCTCCAAATTCAAATGATAGCCAAAAAGATACAGTTACAGTCAAAATGGAAACTGAAATGGCCCAAACCAACAATAATGAAAGCGAATGGATCAGCCTTTTTGATGGTGAATCCCTGGAAGGCTGGACCAATTATAACAAAAACTCAGTCGGGCCTGCCTGGAAAGTTGAAAAAGGTGTATTATACCTGGATGCCTCCAACAAAGAAAACTGGCAATCCAATGGTGGCGGTGACATTGTCACAGACGAAACTTTTGAGGACTTCCACTTTAAAATTGATTGGAAAATATCCCAAAACGGAAATAGCGGGATAATATTTTTGGTACAGGAATCGGAAGAGTTTGATTTTCCCTGGAATACCGGACTGGAATACCAAATCCTGGATAATGATGGTCACCCCGACGGAAAAATCAAATCACACCGGGCAGGGGACCTATATGATTTAATTGAATCATCCGAGGAAGCAGCCAACCCTGTTGGCGAATGGAATCACACTGAAATCATCCTAAAGGACGGGAAATTGGATTTTTACCTCAATGGGGTCAACACTGTTTCAACTAACCTTTGGGATGAAAGCTGGAAAAACCTAATTGACAATAGTAAATTCAAAGACATGAAGGGTTTTGGTCAATATCAAAAGGGGAAAATTGCCCTACAAGACCATGGAAATACCGTTTGGTTTAAAAACATTAAAATCAAAAGATTGTAG
- a CDS encoding 3-deoxy-D-manno-octulosonic acid transferase produces the protein MPFDTKGNARRFLDILQPKAAFFVKYDLWANFIFEAKKREIPLFLFSASFRKSQIYFKPYGGFFRKLLRAFDHIFTQNQDTLSLLNGIGVGPTTMTGDTRYDNVYAISQHPKKFSEIAEVFDGKPTIVVGSAWQQDMEMIIPFINRQSNYNLIIAPHDIHHQVIGQWQADITKKTIKYSELKGKNEKVDVLFIDNIGMLSSLYQFGRLAYVGGAMGKGLHNILEPLAFQIPVIFGKLKNNSKFPEAGISQKYGCGFMVDNAQSFEKIILDLENQELYQKAVNGAKKLVDDNLGSAHKIVAEVQKTLK, from the coding sequence TTGCCCTTTGATACCAAGGGTAATGCCAGGAGGTTCCTGGATATTCTTCAACCAAAAGCTGCTTTTTTTGTGAAATATGACCTTTGGGCCAATTTTATTTTTGAGGCTAAAAAAAGGGAAATTCCCCTGTTTTTATTTTCTGCTTCTTTTAGAAAAAGTCAGATTTATTTTAAGCCATATGGAGGTTTTTTTAGAAAATTGTTGAGGGCGTTTGACCATATTTTTACTCAAAACCAAGATACCCTGAGCTTATTGAATGGAATTGGGGTTGGTCCTACTACCATGACAGGAGATACGCGTTATGATAATGTTTATGCAATAAGCCAACACCCAAAGAAATTTTCAGAAATTGCGGAGGTCTTTGATGGAAAGCCAACCATTGTAGTGGGCAGCGCCTGGCAGCAGGATATGGAAATGATTATTCCATTTATCAATCGCCAATCAAATTACAATCTTATCATAGCACCCCATGATATTCATCATCAAGTGATTGGACAATGGCAAGCGGACATTACTAAAAAAACAATCAAATATTCTGAACTTAAAGGCAAAAATGAAAAGGTGGATGTTCTTTTCATTGATAATATAGGGATGCTTTCCTCTTTGTATCAATTTGGCCGTTTGGCATATGTGGGAGGGGCAATGGGAAAGGGATTGCACAACATTTTGGAGCCCCTTGCCTTTCAGATACCGGTAATTTTCGGAAAATTAAAAAACAATTCAAAATTCCCGGAGGCTGGTATCAGCCAAAAATATGGATGTGGATTTATGGTGGACAATGCTCAATCTTTTGAGAAAATAATTCTTGACCTGGAAAATCAAGAGCTGTATCAAAAAGCTGTCAATGGTGCAAAAAAACTTGTGGATGACAATTTGGGAAGTGCCCATAAAATCGTTGCTGAAGTGCAAAAAACTTTGAAATGA
- a CDS encoding peroxiredoxin — translation MSLVGKKAPLFKAPAVINGEEIVEGFSLEQYIGKQEVIFYFYPKDFTFVCPTEILAFQEKLAEFEKRGVAVVGASCDTEETHLAWLVTPKDQGGIEGVTYPLVADPAKTIAFNFGVLAGEWNYNEEGELIYEGAPVAFRGSFLIDKEGVVRHETINDLPLGRNIDEMIRLIDALHHVEKHGEVCPANWEEGKEAMKATKEGVSEYLANN, via the coding sequence ATGTCATTAGTAGGAAAAAAAGCACCTTTATTTAAAGCACCAGCCGTAATTAATGGAGAGGAAATCGTTGAAGGCTTCTCTTTAGAACAATATATCGGGAAGCAAGAAGTGATTTTCTATTTCTATCCAAAGGATTTCACGTTTGTTTGCCCTACTGAAATCTTGGCTTTCCAAGAAAAACTGGCCGAATTTGAAAAAAGAGGAGTAGCCGTTGTAGGTGCTTCTTGTGATACTGAAGAAACTCACCTTGCATGGTTGGTAACTCCAAAAGATCAAGGGGGTATTGAAGGAGTGACTTATCCTTTGGTAGCTGACCCTGCAAAAACCATAGCTTTTAACTTTGGTGTATTGGCAGGTGAGTGGAATTATAATGAAGAAGGAGAATTGATCTATGAAGGAGCCCCAGTTGCTTTCAGAGGATCTTTCTTGATCGATAAAGAAGGGGTGGTCAGACATGAAACCATCAATGACCTTCCATTGGGTAGAAACATCGACGAAATGATCAGATTAATAGATGCACTTCACCACGTAGAAAAACACGGTGAAGTTTGCCCTGCCAACTGGGAAGAAGGTAAAGAAGCCATGAAAGCTACTAAAGAAGGTGTTTCTGAATACCTTGCTAATAACTAA
- a CDS encoding NADP-dependent isocitrate dehydrogenase codes for MTTTKTPKILYTLTDEAPALATYSLLPIIKSFTDSAGVVVETRDISLSGRIIATFPEYLKEEQRINDDLAELGKIAKTPEANIVKLPNISASIPQLKAAIKELQEQGYALPNYPDEPKSDEEKSVKEKYDKIKGSAVNPVLREGNSDRRAPKAVKQFAKNNPHSMGEWSADSKSHVSSMPNGDFYGSEKSLTLSAADEVKIELVGKDGTTSVLKEGLKLQAGEVIDAAVMSKKALQAFLAEAKEDAKEKGILFSLHMKATMMKVSDPIIFGHAVKVFFAPVFEKYAVELKELGVDANNGFGDLISALDKLPADKKEAIEADIEACYAESPDLAMVNSDKGITNLHVPSDVIIDASMPAMIRTSGKMWNKDNALQDAKAVIPDRSYAGVYQETIDFCKKNGAFDPSTMGSVSNVGLMAQKAEEYGSHDKTFEIPQDGTVRVVNAAGETLIEHAVEEGDIWRMCQVKDAPIQDWVKLAVNRAKATGNPAVFWLDKNRAHDAQLIEKVNTYLKDHETSGLDIRILSPVEATRFSLERIKAGKDTISVTGNVLRDYLTDLFPILELGTSAKMLSIVPLMNGGGLFETGAGGSAPKHVQQFLEEGHLRWDSLGEFLALAVSLDHLGNTFDNERAKVLGETLDQATGKFLENGKSPSRKVNELDNRGSHFYLALYWAEALAAQDKDAALKEIFTKVAKSMEENEKIVIDELNGAQGKPVDIGGYFKPDEEKTSKAMRPSATLNKILEMVIASV; via the coding sequence ATGACCACTACAAAAACTCCGAAAATTCTTTATACCCTAACAGATGAAGCTCCTGCTTTAGCGACTTATTCTTTGTTGCCCATCATTAAGTCATTTACTGATTCTGCCGGTGTGGTGGTGGAAACCAGGGATATTTCTCTCTCCGGAAGGATCATTGCCACCTTCCCTGAATACCTTAAGGAGGAGCAAAGAATCAATGATGACTTGGCTGAACTTGGGAAAATTGCCAAAACCCCAGAGGCCAACATTGTAAAATTGCCTAATATCAGTGCTTCTATTCCTCAGCTAAAAGCAGCCATAAAGGAATTGCAAGAGCAAGGATATGCCCTACCTAATTATCCTGATGAACCTAAATCCGATGAGGAGAAAAGCGTTAAGGAAAAATACGACAAAATAAAGGGTAGTGCCGTAAACCCTGTTTTGAGGGAAGGTAACTCTGACAGAAGAGCGCCAAAAGCAGTTAAACAATTTGCCAAAAACAATCCTCACAGCATGGGCGAATGGAGTGCAGATTCCAAATCTCACGTTTCCAGCATGCCTAATGGAGATTTTTATGGGAGTGAAAAATCACTGACCCTTTCTGCTGCAGATGAAGTGAAGATCGAATTGGTAGGAAAAGATGGAACCACTTCAGTATTAAAGGAGGGGTTGAAGCTTCAGGCTGGAGAAGTGATTGATGCAGCTGTAATGAGCAAAAAAGCCCTTCAGGCATTTTTGGCCGAGGCAAAAGAAGATGCCAAAGAAAAAGGGATTTTGTTCTCCCTGCATATGAAAGCCACTATGATGAAGGTGTCTGACCCTATTATTTTTGGCCATGCTGTAAAAGTTTTCTTTGCTCCAGTATTTGAAAAATACGCAGTTGAATTGAAAGAACTTGGTGTGGATGCCAATAACGGTTTTGGGGATCTGATCAGTGCTTTGGATAAATTGCCTGCTGATAAAAAAGAAGCCATCGAGGCAGATATCGAAGCATGCTACGCGGAAAGCCCTGATCTGGCCATGGTAAATTCTGACAAGGGAATTACCAACCTTCATGTTCCAAGTGATGTGATCATTGATGCTTCTATGCCTGCTATGATCCGTACTTCAGGTAAAATGTGGAACAAAGACAACGCTTTGCAAGATGCCAAAGCAGTAATTCCAGACCGGTCTTATGCAGGTGTTTACCAGGAAACCATTGATTTCTGTAAGAAAAATGGTGCCTTTGACCCATCTACTATGGGAAGTGTTTCCAATGTTGGTTTGATGGCCCAAAAGGCAGAAGAATATGGTTCCCACGATAAGACTTTTGAAATTCCCCAAGATGGGACCGTTAGGGTAGTCAATGCTGCAGGAGAAACTTTGATCGAGCATGCAGTTGAGGAAGGTGATATCTGGAGAATGTGCCAGGTAAAAGATGCCCCTATTCAGGACTGGGTAAAATTGGCAGTAAATAGGGCTAAAGCCACTGGAAACCCAGCAGTTTTCTGGTTGGACAAAAACAGGGCCCATGATGCGCAATTGATCGAAAAAGTAAATACATACCTGAAGGATCACGAAACTTCAGGACTGGATATCAGAATACTTTCTCCAGTGGAGGCAACCCGATTTTCTTTGGAAAGAATCAAAGCCGGAAAAGATACCATTTCTGTTACCGGTAATGTGTTGAGAGATTACCTGACAGACCTTTTCCCAATTTTGGAATTGGGAACAAGTGCCAAAATGCTTTCCATCGTTCCTTTGATGAACGGAGGTGGATTATTTGAAACCGGTGCGGGTGGATCGGCTCCAAAACACGTTCAACAATTCTTGGAAGAAGGACACTTGAGGTGGGATTCTTTGGGTGAGTTCTTGGCTCTGGCTGTTTCTTTAGATCATTTGGGTAATACTTTTGATAATGAAAGAGCGAAAGTATTGGGTGAAACATTGGATCAGGCGACTGGTAAATTTCTGGAAAACGGAAAATCTCCTTCTCGTAAGGTTAATGAGCTGGATAATAGAGGAAGTCATTTCTACCTTGCTCTATATTGGGCGGAAGCATTGGCTGCACAGGATAAAGATGCCGCATTGAAGGAGATCTTTACCAAGGTGGCCAAGTCCATGGAGGAAAATGAAAAAATCGTCATTGATGAGCTCAATGGGGCACAGGGAAAACCGGTGGATATTGGAGGATATTTCAAGCCTGATGAGGAAAAAACTTCTAAAGCCATGAGACCAAGTGCCACTCTGAACAAAATTCTTGAAATGGTTATTGCAAGTGTATAA
- a CDS encoding c-type cytochrome → MKFNRTLMISIIAISGLAYACGGSGEKKETEETQTTQETQQEEEGPNLEENPAYVEGLALVKGSDCTTCHLVERKVVGPAYNDVAEKYEDTEENIELLAGRVIAGSVGHWGEVPMPEHPGLTDEEAKKMVKYILLLK, encoded by the coding sequence ATGAAATTCAACAGAACATTAATGATCAGCATAATTGCCATTTCAGGCTTGGCTTATGCTTGTGGGGGATCCGGAGAAAAAAAAGAAACGGAAGAAACCCAAACTACACAAGAAACTCAACAGGAAGAAGAAGGGCCTAACTTAGAGGAAAATCCTGCCTATGTTGAAGGGCTTGCTCTTGTTAAGGGTTCTGACTGTACCACATGTCATTTAGTGGAAAGAAAAGTGGTGGGACCAGCTTATAATGATGTTGCCGAAAAATATGAAGATACGGAGGAAAACATTGAATTACTTGCCGGAAGGGTCATCGCAGGTTCGGTTGGCCATTGGGGAGAAGTTCCTATGCCAGAGCACCCAGGACTTACAGATGAAGAAGCAAAAAAAATGGTCAAATACATCCTTCTTTTAAAATAA
- a CDS encoding low molecular weight protein-tyrosine-phosphatase, with product MIKVLFVCLGNICRSPLAEGIFNQKVKEEGLEDKFICDSCGTSDYHIGELPDERSIQCAKRHGIPIDHRGRQISHIDIREFDYIIAMDKSNEKNIKALINNYNLSHDQVYLMRDFQLDPDHLEVPDPYYGGEDGFEQVYQILQESIQGLLVQLKKEHQIYVQS from the coding sequence ATGATTAAAGTATTATTCGTTTGTCTAGGTAATATCTGCCGCTCACCCTTGGCTGAAGGGATATTCAACCAAAAAGTTAAGGAGGAAGGATTAGAGGACAAGTTTATTTGTGACAGTTGTGGCACTTCAGATTACCATATTGGAGAGCTTCCTGATGAAAGAAGTATCCAATGTGCCAAGCGACATGGCATTCCCATTGATCACCGGGGGAGGCAGATTTCCCATATTGATATACGAGAGTTTGATTACATCATCGCCATGGACAAGTCCAACGAAAAGAATATTAAAGCATTAATAAATAACTATAATTTGTCCCATGACCAAGTTTATTTGATGCGTGATTTTCAATTGGACCCCGATCACCTAGAGGTACCGGACCCTTATTACGGCGGTGAAGATGGCTTTGAGCAGGTTTATCAAATTCTCCAGGAATCTATCCAGGGATTATTGGTCCAACTGAAGAAAGAACATCAAATTTATGTACAATCCTAA
- a CDS encoding sugar phosphate isomerase/epimerase family protein — translation MKTIKGPALFLAQFADDQAPFNSLKSICQWAKKIGYKAVQIPSWDQRLIDLKKAAQSPSYAEEIKSIVEEAGLEISELSTHLQGQLVAVNPAYNELFDGFAPANLKGDLEGKTAWAIEQLMFAAQASKNLGLTQHGTFSGSLMWHTMYPWPQRPAGLVDAGFEELAKRWLPILDEFDKNNVDLCYELHPGEDLHDGVTFEMFLEKVNQHQRANILYDPSHFLLQCLDYIQFIDFYHDRIKMFHVKDAEFNPTGKQGVYGGFQSWINRAGRFRSLGDGQVDFNAIFSKLSQYDFDGWAVLEWECAIKHPEAGAEEGAKFIQEKIIRVTEKSFDDFASAGADGQLNKKILGIKTN, via the coding sequence ATGAAAACCATAAAAGGACCGGCACTGTTTTTGGCCCAATTTGCTGATGATCAAGCTCCCTTCAATAGCTTAAAATCAATATGCCAATGGGCAAAAAAAATAGGCTATAAGGCTGTTCAAATCCCCTCCTGGGACCAACGCTTAATTGACCTGAAAAAGGCAGCACAAAGCCCATCTTACGCTGAGGAAATCAAAAGTATCGTTGAAGAGGCAGGGCTGGAAATATCCGAATTATCAACCCACCTTCAAGGACAACTGGTGGCAGTAAATCCAGCATATAATGAACTTTTTGATGGCTTTGCCCCAGCAAACCTAAAGGGGGACCTTGAAGGCAAAACTGCCTGGGCAATTGAACAATTGATGTTTGCTGCCCAAGCTTCCAAAAATCTGGGACTTACCCAACATGGCACCTTCAGTGGATCTTTAATGTGGCACACCATGTACCCTTGGCCCCAAAGGCCTGCTGGTTTAGTGGATGCGGGTTTTGAAGAACTGGCCAAAAGGTGGCTTCCTATTTTAGATGAGTTTGATAAAAATAATGTAGATTTATGTTACGAACTGCATCCCGGAGAAGACTTGCACGACGGGGTGACTTTCGAAATGTTTTTAGAAAAGGTAAATCAGCACCAAAGAGCCAACATCCTCTATGACCCCAGCCACTTCCTGCTCCAATGCCTTGATTATATACAATTTATTGACTTTTACCATGACCGGATCAAAATGTTCCATGTCAAGGACGCAGAATTTAACCCAACTGGCAAACAAGGGGTATACGGTGGCTTCCAAAGCTGGATCAACCGTGCCGGGAGGTTTAGATCTCTTGGTGATGGACAGGTAGATTTCAATGCTATTTTCAGCAAACTTTCCCAATATGATTTTGACGGTTGGGCAGTGCTGGAATGGGAGTGTGCTATCAAACACCCTGAAGCAGGTGCAGAAGAGGGCGCCAAGTTTATCCAAGAAAAAATAATCAGGGTAACCGAAAAATCATTCGATGATTTTGCCTCTGCAGGAGCTGATGGGCAATTGAACAAAAAAATATTAGGAATAAAAACCAATTAA
- a CDS encoding phosphoribosyltransferase family protein: MSETKTLVLNHKQIQKKITRIAFEIYERNASEEDVVFAGISGMGYVFAQLLANKVREISPLQVEEVEVKIEKFTSVQPAVELTKDINFEGKCLIVVDDVLNSGRTLAYAMKPFLEVNIKKMEVAVLVNRSHKLFPVNPDYTGYELSTTLSEHIIVSLEENNSAVYLH; encoded by the coding sequence ATGAGTGAAACAAAAACTTTGGTTTTAAACCATAAGCAGATTCAGAAAAAGATTACCAGAATTGCGTTTGAAATTTATGAAAGAAATGCAAGTGAGGAAGACGTAGTGTTTGCTGGCATTTCAGGAATGGGCTATGTTTTTGCCCAGCTCTTGGCCAATAAGGTAAGGGAAATATCTCCACTTCAAGTGGAAGAAGTGGAGGTGAAAATAGAAAAATTCACTTCTGTCCAACCTGCTGTGGAATTGACAAAGGATATTAATTTTGAAGGGAAATGCCTTATTGTAGTGGATGATGTCCTTAATTCGGGCAGAACCTTGGCTTATGCAATGAAACCGTTTTTGGAAGTGAACATTAAAAAGATGGAAGTGGCCGTTTTGGTCAACCGAAGCCATAAACTTTTCCCTGTAAATCCCGATTATACGGGTTATGAACTTTCGACCACCTTAAGTGAGCATATCATTGTCAGCTTAGAGGAAAATAATTCAGCTGTCTACCTTCATTAA